One part of the Sulfolobus tengchongensis genome encodes these proteins:
- a CDS encoding transposase encodes MSSEERRYTRDWSKYDENLITRYEMIFPYYVFEHWYELLEEDNKKAKTRPYKAPLMFNQFLAFLYVFFTYREIEGILRALYKMGIIPVYLDYKTIHLRLKNMQLDFNKVKDEVELISDGTGISVEQGGRYIRAKWKKGGKGKFLKIVVHVDANSMKVLKAEVENSEVKSAVKVIKEVSEGGGRVTKFYGDKAYDSNAIYDLVPEVVIPPKRSANVDRASPRRRDTILEYRESPRDWSRKRGYGKRWRVEVVISAVKRMFGDGIRARGVLQGKAALLKFWVYHVMREMADFLVGEVHAVRVA; translated from the coding sequence ATGTCCTCTGAGGAAAGGAGATACACTAGAGATTGGTCAAAGTACGACGAGAACCTCATAACTAGATACGAGATGATATTCCCCTACTACGTGTTTGAACATTGGTACGAACTTCTAGAGGAGGATAACAAGAAGGCAAAAACAAGACCCTACAAAGCACCACTCATGTTCAACCAATTCCTAGCCTTCCTCTACGTATTCTTCACATACAGAGAAATAGAGGGAATTCTGAGAGCACTATACAAAATGGGAATAATACCAGTATACCTAGACTACAAGACAATCCACCTAAGACTAAAAAACATGCAACTAGACTTCAACAAAGTCAAGGATGAAGTAGAACTAATAAGCGACGGCACGGGAATAAGCGTTGAACAAGGAGGTAGGTACATAAGGGCAAAGTGGAAAAAGGGAGGAAAGGGAAAGTTCCTCAAAATAGTAGTTCACGTTGATGCTAATTCCATGAAGGTTTTGAAGGCTGAGGTTGAGAACTCTGAAGTTAAGTCGGCAGTTAAGGTAATTAAGGAGGTAAGTGAAGGGGGTGGGAGGGTTACGAAGTTTTATGGGGATAAGGCTTATGATTCTAATGCTATTTATGATCTAGTTCCTGAGGTTGTGATTCCGCCTAAGAGGTCGGCTAATGTGGATAGGGCTAGTCCGAGGAGGCGTGATACTATTTTAGAGTATAGGGAGTCGCCACGTGATTGGAGTAGGAAAAGGGGTTATGGTAAGAGGTGGAGGGTTGAGGTTGTGATATCTGCTGTGAAGAGGATGTTTGGTGATGGGATTCGCGCTAGGGGTGTTCTTCAAGGTAAGGCTGCTCTTTTGAAGTTTTGGGTTTATCACGTTATGAGGGAGATGGCTGATTTCTTGGTGGGTGAGGTTCACGCGGTTCGCGTGGCGTAG
- a CDS encoding TM1812 family CRISPR-associated protein: protein MKALFYIAGDISNYSVITYRYNNDSQSTFFAAHALYKIFNTDKVVGLLPDSLISFDQNKFTPDQLKEAYKQLIRDRANELKYNSHEIEDFLQKLEIYVIPNTGIGSALELEIKEDNKAVIKRDENNRLKRTSYSENRNPVFIFNVIYSIFKKYHDKGYEIILDLTHGTNVLVGISLALASMFNSKVYAAPVMGPPGTQKEVNIVELTDVIEAMRNSIMIEESIMNVDERYFVDYSSRLKQINPNDMPEFSSILKNIKSHDPGMIKNFLAQLRNGLPVNAVKMLKNLEKNMDEFEDRVNALRDLYEEWYSHSKLSSFNSILLSNFYSALRVKDLMNSIKGNNDLESLNKIIDLYAKVKYYDKFLSLAREYPIAYCMKIKGGGAYETTNEENIEKEQRANKERSTFEECKDKVDEMIAKKISDLIKYRNFIMHSGLSVDTKTQIKNNGEIDQLAKDVDLTKIENSIKSIREEVDAIIKSIENDKK from the coding sequence ATGAAAGCTTTGTTTTACATTGCAGGTGATATAAGTAATTATAGTGTAATAACTTACAGATACAACAACGATAGTCAAAGTACCTTTTTCGCAGCACATGCTCTTTATAAAATATTTAATACAGATAAGGTAGTGGGTTTGTTACCAGATTCTTTAATATCATTTGATCAAAATAAATTTACTCCAGATCAATTAAAGGAAGCTTATAAGCAACTAATTAGAGATAGAGCTAATGAATTAAAATATAATTCTCATGAAATTGAGGATTTTTTACAAAAATTAGAGATTTATGTTATCCCAAACACGGGGATTGGAAGTGCTTTAGAGTTAGAAATAAAAGAAGACAATAAGGCAGTGATCAAAAGGGATGAGAATAATAGGCTGAAAAGAACGTCTTATTCGGAAAACAGAAACCCCGTTTTCATTTTTAATGTGATATATTCAATATTCAAAAAGTACCATGATAAGGGATATGAAATAATTTTGGACTTAACTCATGGTACCAATGTGTTGGTTGGCATTTCTTTAGCTTTAGCTTCCATGTTTAATTCCAAAGTATATGCTGCTCCAGTCATGGGACCACCAGGGACTCAGAAGGAGGTAAATATCGTGGAGTTAACTGACGTTATTGAGGCTATGAGAAACTCAATAATGATTGAAGAGTCAATTATGAACGTTGATGAAAGATATTTCGTTGATTATTCTAGTAGACTGAAACAAATTAATCCCAATGATATGCCAGAATTCTCCTCTATCTTAAAGAATATTAAATCCCATGACCCTGGAATGATAAAGAATTTCTTGGCTCAATTAAGGAACGGATTACCGGTTAATGCAGTGAAAATGTTGAAGAATTTAGAGAAAAATATGGATGAATTTGAGGATAGAGTAAACGCGCTGAGAGATTTATATGAGGAATGGTATTCCCACTCAAAGTTGTCGAGCTTCAACTCCATTCTATTATCTAACTTCTATTCCGCTTTAAGGGTAAAGGATTTGATGAACAGTATAAAGGGGAATAACGACCTGGAATCTCTTAATAAGATTATTGACCTTTACGCAAAGGTAAAGTACTACGATAAATTCCTATCTCTTGCTAGAGAATATCCAATAGCGTATTGTATGAAAATCAAGGGTGGAGGGGCTTACGAAACGACAAATGAAGAAAATATCGAGAAGGAACAGAGAGCAAATAAGGAAAGGAGCACATTCGAGGAATGCAAAGATAAAGTTGATGAAATGATAGCAAAAAAGATATCAGATCTAATTAAATACAGGAACTTTATAATGCACAGCGGGCTGTCTGTGGATACAAAGACCCAAATTAAAAATAATGGAGAAATAGATCAATTGGCAAAAGATGTGGATCTAACAAAAATAGAGAATTCAATTAAATCGATAAGAGAAGAAGTTGACGCTATCATAAAATCCATTGAAAATGATAAAAAATAA
- the cas6 gene encoding CRISPR system precrRNA processing endoribonuclease RAMP protein Cas6 gives MPYSLHRLKINVSDFITADYTGKFVKAVLVNANPEFEQVFENPSYPTPKPIRITPLLRGDDKFPSEAIYPKSFTKPNGKISISIGGDYYFLVGLRDDLYQQFISALGRLFSGISFKYGEFDVKVKAIGYEQIPVDYPLNYNSLIVKFISPTVFNDPFARLAGLKQYKLKRFTPIPPFIFSVNVYEMLREKYKRSIVRLGYAFFESHDNLENVKRIWYYYNGNWLPGIIGYAKFIRREKVPREALEDFVKIFNHAQIMGVGTGRGAGFGYAIIEVKSD, from the coding sequence ATGCCTTACTCTTTGCATAGGCTGAAAATTAACGTTTCTGACTTCATCACGGCTGATTACACTGGTAAGTTCGTTAAAGCTGTTCTCGTTAACGCGAATCCAGAATTTGAACAAGTCTTCGAAAATCCCTCTTATCCTACTCCAAAACCCATAAGAATAACTCCACTTCTAAGAGGAGATGACAAATTTCCCTCTGAGGCGATTTACCCTAAAAGCTTCACTAAACCCAACGGCAAAATATCCATAAGCATTGGTGGAGATTACTACTTCCTTGTAGGTTTAAGAGATGACCTATACCAGCAATTCATTTCCGCTTTAGGAAGACTGTTTTCCGGAATATCATTCAAATATGGGGAATTTGATGTAAAGGTGAAGGCAATAGGTTATGAGCAAATTCCGGTGGATTACCCGTTAAACTACAATTCCTTAATAGTTAAGTTTATCTCGCCTACCGTATTTAACGATCCATTTGCCAGATTAGCTGGGCTTAAGCAGTATAAGTTAAAGAGATTCACACCAATCCCTCCCTTTATATTCTCTGTAAACGTTTATGAAATGCTAAGAGAGAAATATAAGAGAAGTATTGTTAGACTAGGCTACGCGTTCTTTGAATCCCATGATAATTTAGAAAACGTGAAGAGAATTTGGTACTACTACAACGGTAACTGGTTACCGGGAATAATTGGCTACGCTAAATTCATAAGAAGAGAAAAAGTCCCCAGAGAAGCTCTAGAAGATTTCGTTAAGATATTTAATCATGCGCAAATAATGGGAGTAGGTACGGGTAGAGGAGCCGGTTTTGGCTATGCAATAATTGAAGTAAAGAGTGATTAA